A part of Streptomyces sp. NBC_01210 genomic DNA contains:
- a CDS encoding ATP-binding protein, producing MASVGERLSRARVRAFIGRDEELGRFGEALAGDPQAPFVFYVFGPGGIGKSTLLRRLADYARAAGRLLVELDGRFVNRDPADFERAAGPFLDVPGTVLFVDSFEHCQWLESWLWHHFLPRAADDTLVVLAGRRAPQPQWTADPAWSGLLHVTELEPFSEEQARSLLVAAQIRHELRDRVLRFAGGNPLALSLAAAAGSSGCSREEIWAPSADVLRTLLAGLIGEVPTAAHRRALEVAAQAHSTSEELLDAVLPGEDAHLLFSWLRDLPFMESTHRGLHPHDAARETLAADLRWRAPNAFETMRQRLADEYLRILREAPEERVWTVTDELFYLFREGKTLARLRTWSREDEVHDRPLHPDDIDVVLRMAEETEGAASAELVRYWAQRQPQAFSVYRLVSTGRIVAFTTRLALPAPPDPQDLATDPVVAAAWEFTDATAPVSPGEHIGVSRFSIYPERYQVPSRVIDLSSSRAQAEAARARGRAYGFAVYRDAETWAERVKGTLSDTGARPRVGEHTYGLFSVDWRQVPVETWLLHFISAAEVPAPPGPSPISRTAFDRAVREALAHWRDAGAFAACALMRARLAADFGDPAGELRTLLRQAVDDLAHDPRGVRACEALTAGYFSGAPTQEAAARRLGLPYGTYRRHLRQGLDLLCEALWQQELHGP from the coding sequence ATGGCGTCCGTGGGAGAGAGACTGAGCCGTGCGCGAGTACGGGCCTTCATAGGCCGGGACGAGGAACTCGGGCGCTTCGGGGAGGCTTTGGCCGGCGATCCGCAGGCGCCGTTCGTGTTCTACGTGTTCGGGCCGGGCGGCATCGGGAAGTCGACGCTACTGCGGCGCCTGGCGGATTACGCTCGTGCGGCGGGCCGGCTGCTCGTCGAACTCGACGGCCGGTTCGTGAACCGGGACCCGGCCGATTTCGAGCGGGCCGCCGGTCCTTTCTTGGACGTTCCGGGCACGGTCCTGTTCGTGGACTCCTTCGAGCACTGCCAGTGGCTGGAGAGCTGGCTGTGGCACCACTTCCTGCCTCGCGCGGCGGACGACACCCTGGTCGTCCTGGCCGGTCGGCGCGCTCCGCAGCCGCAATGGACCGCCGATCCCGCCTGGTCCGGGCTCCTGCACGTGACCGAATTGGAGCCGTTCTCCGAGGAACAGGCCCGCAGCCTGCTGGTCGCGGCGCAGATCCGGCACGAACTACGGGACCGGGTGCTTCGCTTCGCCGGAGGCAACCCGTTGGCTCTGTCTCTCGCGGCCGCAGCAGGATCGTCGGGTTGCAGCAGGGAGGAGATCTGGGCTCCCTCGGCGGACGTCCTGCGCACCCTGTTGGCGGGGTTGATCGGTGAGGTGCCCACGGCGGCCCACCGCCGCGCCCTGGAGGTGGCGGCACAGGCCCACTCGACGTCCGAGGAACTGCTCGACGCGGTGCTGCCCGGGGAGGATGCCCATCTGCTCTTCTCCTGGCTGAGGGACCTGCCCTTCATGGAGTCCACGCATCGGGGGCTCCACCCGCACGACGCCGCACGCGAGACGCTGGCCGCCGACCTGCGCTGGCGTGCTCCCAACGCGTTCGAGACGATGCGCCAGCGTCTGGCGGACGAGTACCTGCGCATACTGCGCGAGGCACCCGAGGAGCGGGTGTGGACCGTCACCGACGAGCTCTTCTACCTCTTCCGGGAGGGGAAGACCCTGGCCCGACTACGCACCTGGTCCCGCGAGGACGAGGTGCACGACCGTCCTCTGCACCCGGATGACATCGATGTCGTACTCCGCATGGCCGAGGAGACCGAGGGAGCGGCCTCCGCGGAACTGGTCCGCTACTGGGCACAGCGCCAGCCGCAGGCCTTCAGCGTCTACCGTCTCGTGAGCACGGGCCGGATCGTGGCGTTCACTACCCGGCTGGCTCTGCCGGCCCCTCCCGACCCCCAGGACCTGGCCACCGATCCTGTCGTCGCGGCAGCGTGGGAGTTCACCGATGCCACCGCGCCGGTGAGCCCCGGCGAACACATCGGCGTAAGCCGCTTCTCGATCTACCCCGAGCGGTACCAGGTCCCCTCGCGCGTCATCGACTTGAGTAGTTCCCGGGCCCAGGCGGAGGCCGCCCGCGCCCGCGGTCGCGCCTATGGCTTCGCCGTCTACCGGGACGCCGAGACTTGGGCCGAGCGCGTCAAGGGCACCCTCAGCGACACAGGGGCGCGCCCGCGAGTCGGTGAGCACACCTACGGGCTGTTCAGCGTCGACTGGCGTCAGGTACCCGTGGAGACCTGGCTTCTCCACTTCATATCGGCCGCCGAAGTGCCGGCTCCACCAGGACCGTCGCCCATCTCGCGTACCGCGTTCGACCGGGCCGTGCGTGAGGCGCTGGCGCACTGGCGCGATGCGGGAGCCTTCGCCGCCTGTGCCCTGATGCGCGCCCGTCTCGCGGCTGATTTCGGTGATCCTGCCGGGGAGTTGCGCACCCTGCTGCGCCAGGCCGTCGACGACCTCGCCCATGACCCGCGCGGAGTGCGCGCCTGCGAGGCCCTGACGGCAGGCTACTTCTCCGGTGCACCCACCCAGGAGGCCGCAGCCCGCCGCCTGGGCCTTCCGTACGGCACCTACCGTCGCCACCTGCGCCAGGGCCTGGACCTGCTCTGCGAAGCCCTGTGGCAGCAGGAGCTGCACGGCCCCTGA
- a CDS encoding cytochrome P450, cyclodipeptide synthase-associated, translated as MPVVNPCFSILSEDFAAAPYRYFAQLREQTPVHYEPAIDSYFLSRYQDVKRVLTDHEAFTTQTLQVRAEPVMRGPVLAQMTGAEHTAKRKIVVRGFTGQALQNQIRAIHSNAAELMAPFLSRGRMDLVNDFGKPFAVHVTLDVLGLDREDWRQVAAWHSGVAEFITSMTLTPERRRHCMDCAEQLEAYLVPVIEQRRRHPGEDLISALCTAEFDGVAMSNRDVTALIVNVLAAATEPADKTLALLFKHLIDHPEQMAQVRQDPNLLTAAIAETLRFTPPVQLIPRQAEENAVFAGTTVPAGATVFCMIGAANRDPDAFTAPDTFDIHRPDLGTARSFTAAAQHLAFGTGLHQCVGAAFARAEIETVAAMLLPVLDQVRYSPDFRYRETGLYTRGPVSLSLDFTSVHADRTSRD; from the coding sequence ATGCCCGTGGTCAATCCCTGTTTCAGCATCCTGTCCGAGGACTTCGCCGCAGCCCCCTACCGCTACTTCGCACAGCTGAGGGAGCAGACTCCGGTGCACTACGAGCCGGCGATCGACAGCTATTTCCTCTCCCGCTACCAGGACGTCAAGCGGGTACTGACGGACCACGAGGCGTTCACTACCCAGACGCTGCAGGTGCGCGCCGAGCCGGTGATGCGCGGTCCGGTCCTCGCCCAGATGACCGGGGCCGAGCACACCGCCAAGCGAAAGATCGTCGTCCGGGGCTTCACCGGCCAGGCCCTCCAGAACCAGATACGCGCCATCCACTCCAACGCCGCCGAACTCATGGCCCCCTTCCTTTCCCGAGGCCGGATGGACCTCGTCAACGATTTCGGCAAGCCCTTCGCCGTCCACGTGACCCTCGATGTCCTCGGTTTGGACAGAGAGGACTGGCGGCAGGTGGCCGCCTGGCACAGCGGGGTCGCCGAGTTCATCACCAGCATGACTCTCACCCCCGAGCGCCGCCGGCATTGCATGGACTGCGCGGAGCAGCTGGAGGCCTATCTCGTACCCGTCATCGAACAGCGGCGCCGCCACCCCGGCGAGGACCTGATATCGGCGCTGTGCACCGCCGAGTTCGACGGCGTCGCCATGAGCAATCGCGATGTCACCGCGCTGATCGTCAACGTGTTGGCTGCCGCCACCGAGCCCGCGGACAAGACCCTCGCCCTGCTCTTCAAGCACCTGATCGACCACCCCGAGCAGATGGCGCAGGTCCGCCAGGACCCGAACCTGCTGACCGCCGCGATCGCCGAGACCCTGCGCTTCACCCCACCGGTCCAGCTCATTCCCCGCCAGGCGGAGGAGAACGCCGTGTTCGCCGGCACCACCGTCCCGGCAGGTGCCACCGTCTTCTGCATGATCGGCGCGGCCAACCGCGACCCCGATGCCTTCACCGCCCCGGACACCTTCGACATCCACCGCCCGGACCTGGGCACCGCCCGCTCCTTCACTGCGGCTGCCCAGCACCTGGCCTTCGGTACCGGACTCCACCAGTGCGTCGGCGCGGCCTTCGCACGCGCCGAGATCGAGACCGTCGCCGCGATGCTCCTGCCCGTGCTCGACCAGGTCCGCTACAGTCCCGACTTCCGCTACCGGGAGACGGGCCTGTACACCCGCGGACCCGTCTCCCTGTCGCTGGACTTCACTTCCGTCCACGCAGACCGCACCAGCCGTGACTGA